In Carya illinoinensis cultivar Pawnee chromosome 7, C.illinoinensisPawnee_v1, whole genome shotgun sequence, the following are encoded in one genomic region:
- the LOC122314775 gene encoding F-box protein At2g02240-like: protein MYQYNANNETENQQVRTLQSFLFVLIEMATAETKAVGLFDVLPEGCVANVLSFTSPSDACRSSSVSTTFRSAADSDAVWDRFLPPECESIISCSADSSSLPFSSKKELYLRLCDHPLLIDDGKKSFFLEKRSGKKCFMLSPKELLVVWIENPSYWKWTSLSDARFPDVAELISVCWLEIRGKISTCMLSPATLYATYLVFKPTTELYGFNYHPVEVTVGLVGAEVHKRMVYLDTERGRGARSQIGRRRGIGLFNRARILGFQAPQPQEIDDAQYPKKRGDGWLEIELGEFFNGEENGELEMSVLELKGGHWKGGLIVQGIEIRAKESK, encoded by the exons ATGTATCAGTATAACGCCAATAATGAGACAGAGAATCAACAAGTTCGGACTCTACAgtcatttttgtttgttctgATCGAGATGGCAACAGCAGAGACTAAGGCAGTGGGCTTGTTCGACGTTTTACCTGAAGGTTGCGTAGCCAACGTGCTGTCGTTCACCAGTCCTTCGGATGCCTGCCGATCGTCATCCGTTTCCACCACTTTCAGGTCGGCCGCCGATTCCGACGCCGTCTGGGACCGGTTCCTCCCACCCGAGTGCGAGAGTATAATCTCCTGCTCCGCAGATTCTTCTTCACTCCCTTTCTCTTCCAAGAAAGAGCTATATCTCCGCCTCTGCGACCACCCTCTCCTCATCGACGACGGCAAAAAG AGCTTTTTCTTGGAGAAAAGGAGTGGGAAGAAATGTTTCATGCTATCCCCAAAGGAGCTCTTGGTTGTCTGGATTGAGAATCCCAGTTATTGGAAATGGACTTCTTTATCTGACGCCAG GTTCCCAGACGTGGCTGAGCTAATCAGCGTGTGTTGGCTGGAAATCCGCGGCAAGATCAGTACTTGTATGCTGTCCCCAGCGACATTATATGCAACTTACCTTGTGTTCAAGCCAACTACAGAGTTATATGGATTCAATTATCACCCTGTTGAGGTTACTGTTGGACTTGTTGGAGCCGAGGTTCATAAGCGGATGGTCTATTTGGATACAGAAAGAGGACGAGGCGCGCGTTCCCAGATTGGCCGAAGACGGGGAATTGGCCTTTTTAACCGTGCCCGCATTTTGGGGTTTCAAGCACCACAGCCCCAAGAAATCGATGATGCCCAGTATCCAAAGAAGAGAGGTGATGGCTGGTTGGAGATCGAGTTGGGTGAGTTCTTCAATGGAGAAGAAAATGGGGAGTTGGAAATGAGTGTTTTGGAGTTGAAGGGAGGTCACTGGAAGGGTGGTCTCATTGTCCAAGGGATTGAGATCAGGGCAAAAGAGAGTAAATAA